In a single window of the Paenibacillus sp. MMS20-IR301 genome:
- a CDS encoding BMC domain-containing protein — MQAIGLIETRGLTPALEALDAMCKAANVKLTGFKRVGSGLITVIVEGDVAAVQAAVDAGIAAYPRTGGELIASNVIPRPHSDLARMLL, encoded by the coding sequence ATGCAAGCTATCGGATTGATCGAGACCCGGGGACTTACTCCGGCACTGGAAGCGCTGGATGCGATGTGCAAGGCGGCAAACGTGAAGCTGACCGGCTTCAAGCGGGTAGGATCGGGGCTTATTACAGTAATCGTCGAAGGTGATGTCGCCGCAGTCCAGGCTGCCGTTGACGCGGGTATTGCTGCTTACCCGCGTACTGGAGGAGAGCTCATTGCTTCAAATGTTATCCCGCGCCCGCACTCTGATCTGGCGCGGATGCTGTTGTAG
- a CDS encoding cyclase family protein, with protein sequence MGIQVIDLSQEIYQGMPVFPPHQKTMIFPNMSHAESKSRLGFEFATNNLLINEHGPTHSDAIYEYDPLGPTIDEMPLEYFYGPAVCLDLSHISPDAYITRYDLEQALHKDHLHLDKGDIVLLYTGHYNRAYGSEEWLTRYAGLDYEAAGWLAKQGIINIGIDAPSIDNPLDPLFSGHLICREYRMTNTENLCNLHLIAQKRFLYFGLPLRIRRGTGSPVRAVAVFIE encoded by the coding sequence ATGGGTATTCAAGTCATAGATCTGTCCCAGGAAATCTATCAGGGCATGCCGGTATTCCCGCCCCATCAGAAGACGATGATCTTTCCCAATATGAGCCATGCCGAGAGCAAGAGCAGGCTCGGCTTCGAGTTCGCCACCAATAATCTGCTGATTAACGAACACGGTCCCACCCACAGCGATGCCATATACGAATACGATCCGCTCGGGCCGACGATTGATGAGATGCCGCTGGAGTATTTTTACGGACCGGCTGTCTGCCTGGACCTGTCCCACATCTCACCGGATGCCTATATTACCCGCTATGACCTGGAACAGGCGCTGCACAAGGATCATCTCCATCTGGATAAAGGCGATATTGTACTGCTCTATACCGGTCATTATAACCGCGCTTACGGCAGCGAAGAATGGCTGACCCGGTATGCCGGGCTGGATTACGAGGCTGCCGGATGGCTGGCGAAGCAGGGAATTATTAATATCGGCATTGATGCACCCTCCATCGACAATCCGCTCGACCCGTTGTTCTCCGGACATCTGATCTGCCGGGAATACCGGATGACCAACACCGAGAACCTCTGCAACCTGCATCTGATCGCCCAGAAGCGGTTCCTGTATTTCGGGCTGCCGCTCCGGATCCGCCGGGGCACCGGCTCTCCAGTCCGCGCTGTCGCGGTATTCATCGAATAA
- a CDS encoding BMC domain-containing protein yields MGESLGLIETKGLVGAIEAADAMVKAANVEICGYEKIGFGLVTVMVRGDVGAVKAATDAGAAAAKRVGELVSVHVIPRPHSEVERALLSKGIE; encoded by the coding sequence ATGGGAGAATCACTTGGACTCATTGAAACTAAAGGGCTTGTTGGTGCAATCGAAGCAGCCGACGCCATGGTGAAGGCTGCCAACGTGGAGATCTGTGGCTACGAGAAGATCGGCTTCGGTCTCGTTACCGTTATGGTCCGCGGGGATGTCGGCGCGGTAAAAGCCGCTACCGATGCGGGAGCCGCAGCCGCCAAGCGGGTTGGGGAGCTGGTGTCTGTCCATGTCATTCCGCGCCCGCACAGTGAAGTGGAACGCGCCTTACTGTCCAAAGGCATTGAATAA
- a CDS encoding AraC family transcriptional regulator, producing the protein MDRVLYIVNAEHEANTYIPPHQHECFELVYYIHGQGTCSIGPRSYHFRPNSFGLIPPNFKHDENHQPSPEVLFVGFHCGNPIINSLSGVFDDDKEHTVLQTLQRMNEEFKRKRDGFAELLNLQMSEITVYLQRLLSASDFHSPAEDQMQYVLNYMNEHYRHKLSVATLAEMSGYSYDRFRHLFKERFGESPHRYLLLKRLDYAKSLLLHTQMHISEVSAAAGFVNDAQFCNMFKREIGLSPRTFRTSSKVM; encoded by the coding sequence ATGGATCGTGTCCTATATATTGTAAATGCAGAGCATGAGGCGAATACTTATATCCCTCCGCATCAGCATGAATGCTTCGAGCTTGTGTACTATATCCACGGCCAGGGCACCTGCAGTATCGGACCGCGCAGCTATCATTTCCGCCCCAACAGCTTCGGCCTGATTCCGCCTAACTTCAAGCATGACGAGAATCATCAGCCCAGCCCGGAGGTGCTGTTCGTCGGCTTTCATTGCGGCAATCCGATTATCAATTCGCTGTCCGGTGTTTTTGATGATGATAAGGAGCATACGGTCCTGCAGACGCTGCAGCGGATGAATGAGGAATTCAAGCGCAAGCGCGACGGGTTCGCCGAGCTGCTGAATCTGCAGATGAGCGAAATCACGGTGTATCTCCAGCGGCTGCTCAGCGCCTCAGATTTCCATTCTCCGGCAGAGGACCAGATGCAGTATGTGCTAAATTATATGAATGAGCATTACCGGCACAAGCTCTCGGTAGCTACGCTTGCTGAAATGTCCGGTTACAGCTATGACCGTTTCCGTCATCTGTTCAAGGAAAGATTTGGCGAGTCCCCGCACCGTTATCTTTTACTGAAACGCCTGGATTATGCCAAGTCCCTGCTGCTGCACACCCAGATGCATATCTCTGAGGTCTCTGCTGCTGCCGGCTTCGTCAATGATGCCCAATTCTGCAATATGTTCAAAAGAGAGATCGGGCTCTCCCCGCGTACCTTCCGCACCAGCAGCAAGGTTATGTAA
- a CDS encoding BMP family ABC transporter substrate-binding protein — translation MKKNMLVILLLAVMVLVAACGNNKSGNGNSANTGSNAGGGEAAAGDKLKVVLLIPGTLGDKSFFDAANSGLQKVKDELGAETKVVEMGADKTKWEPTFNDIAAEDWDVVISGGSEITEMFNATAEANPDKKFINYDTDIEEAPENMYNMSYSTNEVSFLAGAVAALATQSDMPNANPENVIGFVGGMDIPGINAFLVGYIQGAQYVDPDVKVAVSYAGDFVNPAKGKELSLIQYNSGVDVIFNVAGGTGLGIFDAAKEKTKYAIGVDSDQAMLLKDTDSDKANLIVTSAIKKIDMAILGAVKKLQDGTLEMGKRDVLGFVEDGVGIAENDIYTSVFPAELQAKAEEVKQKLINKEITVDNAMGMETSEVEAIRNAVKP, via the coding sequence ATGAAAAAGAATATGCTCGTTATATTGTTGCTGGCGGTAATGGTGCTGGTCGCTGCATGCGGAAACAACAAGTCCGGTAATGGTAATTCCGCCAATACGGGAAGTAATGCCGGGGGCGGGGAAGCGGCTGCTGGGGACAAGCTGAAAGTCGTGCTGCTGATCCCGGGGACGCTGGGTGACAAGTCGTTTTTTGATGCGGCGAACAGCGGTCTGCAGAAGGTAAAGGACGAGCTTGGTGCAGAGACTAAGGTTGTAGAGATGGGTGCGGACAAAACGAAATGGGAACCGACCTTTAATGATATCGCAGCTGAGGATTGGGATGTAGTGATCTCAGGCGGCTCGGAAATTACGGAAATGTTCAATGCGACAGCAGAGGCCAATCCGGATAAAAAATTCATCAACTATGACACCGACATCGAAGAAGCTCCGGAAAATATGTACAACATGTCTTATTCGACCAATGAAGTCTCTTTTCTGGCCGGAGCGGTAGCAGCGCTTGCTACGCAGTCCGACATGCCAAATGCCAACCCGGAGAACGTGATCGGTTTCGTGGGCGGGATGGATATTCCCGGAATTAACGCGTTTCTTGTAGGTTACATCCAGGGTGCACAGTATGTTGATCCGGATGTAAAGGTTGCGGTATCCTATGCCGGCGATTTCGTGAACCCTGCCAAGGGTAAGGAATTGTCGCTGATCCAGTACAACTCGGGTGTGGATGTTATTTTCAACGTAGCGGGCGGTACAGGACTTGGGATCTTTGATGCGGCCAAAGAGAAGACGAAATATGCGATCGGTGTTGACTCTGACCAGGCCATGCTGCTGAAGGATACAGACAGTGATAAGGCTAACCTGATCGTCACATCGGCGATTAAAAAAATCGATATGGCCATCCTCGGCGCAGTGAAGAAGCTGCAGGACGGCACGCTTGAGATGGGTAAACGCGATGTACTGGGCTTCGTAGAAGACGGTGTGGGCATTGCTGAGAATGACATCTACACAAGCGTATTCCCGGCAGAGCTGCAGGCCAAGGCGGAAGAAGTGAAGCAGAAGCTGATCAACAAGGAAATTACGGTTGACAATGCTATGGGTATGGAGACCTCTGAGGTTGAGGCCATCCGTAATGCCGTTAAACCTTAA
- a CDS encoding UbiD family decarboxylase yields the protein MAFINVRELLEHWEHSSRLLKIRKEVDPRFELGAVIKAVKGMQPMLFQRVKGYRMPMAAGLGGSKELLAESMGMQPAELLPRLIEAIVRPLPTKRSAQAPVHENVLTSGIRLEELFPVCTYNALDSGAYYVSGVMVVRGADGQKRYTSIRRMQLLDGNRTSILISSPELFQQFRELEERGEPMEAAFMFGIVPAVVLASQISTHLFHADKLEVASALLGQPLEVVRCKTIGLEVLAEAEVVFEGRILPRVREPEGPFGELGGYYGPRTEQPVVEFSAVTYRNNPVWQTILPASYEEKLPMAIAREIALLGSVRQVVPGVKDVHITMGGVGRYHAVIRIRKVQEGDGKTALLAAFAGDKDLKHAVVIDEDVDLLDPLDVEWAIATRVQADLDIFIVSGAKGSPLEPSHNLRGVSAKMGIDATYPLAEAEHYKRTSIPGQEEIELAEYL from the coding sequence ATGGCTTTTATTAATGTTCGTGAGCTGCTGGAGCATTGGGAGCACAGCAGCCGGCTGCTGAAGATCCGCAAGGAGGTGGACCCGCGGTTTGAGCTTGGGGCAGTGATTAAGGCCGTGAAGGGCATGCAGCCTATGCTCTTCCAGAGGGTGAAGGGGTATAGGATGCCGATGGCTGCCGGGCTTGGCGGCTCCAAGGAGCTGCTGGCCGAGAGCATGGGGATGCAGCCTGCGGAGCTGCTGCCCCGGCTAATCGAGGCCATAGTCCGTCCGCTGCCTACGAAGCGCAGCGCTCAGGCTCCGGTGCACGAGAATGTGCTTACCTCCGGCATCCGGCTGGAGGAGCTGTTCCCCGTGTGCACCTATAATGCTCTGGACAGCGGAGCCTACTATGTCTCCGGTGTCATGGTTGTTAGAGGCGCTGACGGACAGAAGCGTTACACCTCCATCCGGCGGATGCAGCTGCTGGACGGCAACCGGACCAGCATACTGATCTCTTCGCCTGAGCTGTTCCAGCAGTTCAGAGAGCTAGAGGAACGCGGCGAGCCGATGGAGGCGGCTTTCATGTTCGGGATTGTTCCGGCAGTCGTGCTGGCTTCCCAGATCAGCACCCATCTGTTCCATGCCGACAAGCTGGAGGTGGCCTCTGCCCTGCTCGGCCAGCCGCTTGAGGTCGTCCGCTGCAAGACAATCGGCCTTGAGGTGCTGGCTGAAGCCGAGGTGGTGTTCGAGGGCCGGATTCTCCCGCGGGTCCGCGAGCCGGAAGGCCCGTTCGGGGAACTCGGCGGATACTACGGCCCGCGCACGGAGCAGCCGGTTGTAGAATTCTCCGCCGTTACCTACCGGAACAACCCGGTCTGGCAGACCATTCTCCCCGCCAGCTATGAGGAGAAGCTGCCGATGGCGATTGCCCGTGAAATCGCCCTGCTGGGCTCAGTACGCCAGGTTGTCCCCGGCGTTAAGGATGTCCACATCACCATGGGCGGTGTCGGCCGTTACCATGCGGTCATCCGGATCAGGAAGGTTCAGGAGGGCGACGGCAAAACCGCCCTGCTCGCCGCCTTCGCAGGCGATAAGGATCTGAAGCATGCTGTCGTCATCGATGAGGACGTCGATCTGCTGGACCCGCTCGATGTCGAGTGGGCGATCGCCACCCGCGTCCAGGCCGACCTCGACATCTTCATCGTCAGCGGGGCCAAAGGCTCGCCGCTTGAGCCGTCGCATAACCTGCGGGGCGTCTCGGCCAAAATGGGCATCGATGCTACCTATCCGCTGGCCGAAGCTGAGCATTACAAGCGGACCTCCATCCCCGGCCAGGAGGAGATCGAGCTGGCGGAATATTTGTAG
- a CDS encoding adenine deaminase C-terminal domain-containing protein: protein MLTTEIKDAIQRRRMIDVLLSGRHPADLVLKGGYIINVITREIYEGDVAVAGDRILLVGKADKLIGPSTVVEDMRGKFISPGFIDSHMHFESAMLTVTEFSKLSIPTGTTTLVADPHEIGNVLGVPGMKAMIDEAKTLPNRVLFTVPCLTPDVPGLETAGADITSKDMAELLADGLVQGIGELQGFSNVHPVYRNAPYLIDDLLASVSYAKSIGKSIEGNAPGLSGPELAAHIICGGGHVSCHETTTKEEMMEKLRYGVSVFMREGSSQRNMAECIRVITEEGMDSRRAILVSDDMVPEDLLKNGHMNDIIRRTIAAGIDPVEAIQMATINPAAHFGFQDIGVLAPGKKADIAVISDLVQMTIAGVYISGVKVASEGELTREIPSYIYPESVKKSVKRKPVKLADLQLSAEGASGTVRIRAIEVIPDQNLTGSGIYTATVQDGVVQPSVQEDLLPLLVVERHGRSGKIGKTFVRGMQLKAGAIAESVAHDTHNIIVTGTNYADMVTAVNRVIAMDGGIAMIEGGKVVGDLPLRIGGLMTDELTGKEMSARISELHRLAREELGCTLHVPFMHLSFLSLVTSPAWKITDIGLIDADAFTVLPPLA from the coding sequence ATGCTTACAACAGAGATCAAAGATGCCATCCAGCGGCGGCGTATGATTGATGTCCTGCTCTCCGGCCGGCATCCGGCCGACCTTGTTCTGAAAGGCGGCTACATCATTAACGTAATAACCCGTGAAATCTACGAAGGAGATGTTGCCGTAGCAGGCGACCGGATTCTCCTTGTCGGTAAGGCCGACAAGCTGATCGGCCCGTCTACGGTGGTCGAGGACATGCGCGGCAAATTCATCAGTCCCGGCTTTATCGACTCCCATATGCATTTCGAGAGTGCAATGCTGACCGTTACCGAATTCTCCAAGCTGTCTATTCCCACCGGAACGACCACCCTGGTGGCCGATCCGCATGAGATCGGCAATGTACTCGGGGTTCCCGGAATGAAAGCAATGATTGATGAAGCCAAGACCCTGCCAAACCGCGTGCTGTTTACGGTGCCTTGCCTCACACCTGATGTGCCCGGCCTTGAGACGGCGGGTGCAGACATCACTTCTAAGGATATGGCGGAGCTGCTGGCAGACGGCCTTGTTCAAGGCATTGGTGAGCTGCAGGGCTTCAGCAACGTCCATCCGGTCTACCGGAATGCCCCATACCTGATCGATGATCTGCTCGCTTCCGTCTCTTATGCCAAATCTATCGGCAAAAGCATCGAGGGCAACGCCCCCGGCCTGTCGGGCCCCGAGCTGGCTGCCCATATCATCTGCGGCGGCGGTCATGTCTCCTGCCATGAGACTACAACCAAGGAAGAAATGATGGAGAAGCTGCGTTACGGGGTCAGTGTATTCATGCGCGAAGGCTCCTCCCAGCGCAATATGGCGGAATGCATCCGGGTAATCACCGAGGAGGGCATGGATTCCCGGCGGGCTATTCTGGTCTCGGATGACATGGTGCCGGAGGATCTGCTGAAGAACGGCCACATGAACGATATCATCCGCCGGACCATCGCCGCCGGTATCGATCCGGTTGAAGCCATTCAGATGGCAACTATCAATCCGGCCGCTCATTTCGGCTTTCAGGATATCGGAGTACTCGCTCCGGGCAAAAAAGCCGACATTGCCGTAATCAGCGACCTGGTGCAAATGACCATTGCCGGGGTGTACATCAGCGGAGTCAAGGTTGCCAGCGAAGGTGAGCTGACACGCGAGATTCCCTCCTATATCTATCCCGAATCCGTGAAAAAGTCGGTCAAGCGGAAACCGGTTAAGCTCGCTGACCTGCAGCTCTCTGCGGAAGGTGCCAGCGGAACAGTCCGTATCCGCGCCATCGAGGTCATTCCGGACCAGAACCTGACCGGTTCCGGCATTTATACCGCTACCGTGCAGGATGGTGTTGTGCAGCCTTCCGTTCAGGAGGATCTCTTGCCCCTGCTTGTGGTAGAGCGGCATGGCCGCAGCGGTAAGATCGGCAAAACCTTCGTCCGCGGCATGCAGCTTAAGGCAGGCGCCATTGCCGAAAGCGTGGCCCACGACACGCATAACATCATCGTCACCGGCACCAATTATGCCGATATGGTAACAGCCGTCAACCGGGTCATCGCCATGGACGGCGGCATTGCCATGATTGAAGGCGGCAAGGTCGTCGGTGATCTGCCGCTGCGGATCGGCGGGCTGATGACCGATGAGCTGACCGGCAAAGAGATGAGCGCAAGAATCAGCGAGCTGCACCGGCTGGCCCGTGAGGAGCTGGGCTGCACCCTGCATGTGCCGTTCATGCATCTCTCCTTCCTCTCACTCGTCACCAGCCCGGCCTGGAAAATCACCGATATCGGCCTGATCGACGCCGATGCCTTCACCGTACTGCCGCCGCTCGCCTAG
- a CDS encoding EutN/CcmL family microcompartment protein yields the protein MKLGIITGHVVATRKDENLVGAKLLIVQPILPDHTSAGQPVIAVDTVGAGIGETILYAVGSVASRATQHPNAPVDAAIVGIVDSVDCPRGGGL from the coding sequence ATGAAGCTGGGAATCATTACAGGACACGTCGTGGCTACGCGTAAAGACGAGAATCTCGTTGGTGCCAAGCTGCTGATTGTGCAGCCCATCCTTCCTGATCATACGTCTGCGGGTCAGCCGGTTATTGCAGTTGACACCGTAGGCGCGGGCATCGGGGAGACCATCCTATACGCGGTTGGCAGCGTAGCTTCAAGAGCCACGCAGCATCCGAATGCTCCAGTCGATGCGGCCATTGTCGGAATTGTAGATAGTGTAGATTGTCCCAGAGGAGGAGGCTTATAG